Proteins from a single region of Macrobrachium nipponense isolate FS-2020 chromosome 11, ASM1510439v2, whole genome shotgun sequence:
- the LOC135195038 gene encoding uncharacterized protein LOC135195038 — MSNEAWLKEHHSQIEERDVKAALKSDKGDGAQLVSWTIVDFTQKGDNYATVVTSVEVTYTLKGKEGNVTYVVKICPLRGMGSMKALQVVFFQKETLIYKQIAPLLNETLAKHGLEPLSIPKFYYNSDERGRELIFLEDLRPRGFKMVDRKVGMDAKHSVLVIESLARFHGASLLLTENLSFEDLLEKYPVLKLDWHNFNEEAAEILGEMFEPCMQTTAELLQSVGEYCRAEKWLLESKGVIQEKLGRLLDTKDPYRVLCHGDCWNNNVLFRYDEEGNPVEVMLVDLQVSRVSSFATDLNYFLMTSLTGEVRQENEHLFLKAYTEKLASLMSSAGKKNNKKKTPFTFDEILGEYRRKHEYGLIFAVMIVFIIVAPREEIPDFHDMQEEDIPKVVEEMKEKSIKMIKTNPLFKSRFLATFDYMSDKGIF, encoded by the exons A tgtcaAACGAAGCGTGGTTGAAAGAGCATCACTCGCAGATCGAGGAGAGAGACGTGAAAGCAGCGTTGAAAAGCGACAAAGGCGATGGAGCGCAGCTGGTGTCTTGGACCATCGTCGACTTCACGCAGAAGGGCGACAACTACGCGACTGTCGTGACCAGCGTCGAAGTGACCTACACgttaaaaggaaaggaaggaaatgtCACCTACGTCGTGAAAATCTGTCCTTTGCGGGGAATGGGAAGCATGAAAGCTCTTCAGGTGGTGTTTTTTCAAAAGGAGACCCTTATATACAAGCAGATTGCCCCTCTCTTGAACGAAACCTTGGCTAAGCATGGACTCGAACCCCTCTCCATCCCAAAATTCTATTACAATTCCGACGAGAGAGGCCGAGAGCTGATTTTCCTGGAAGACCTTCGACCGAGAGGTTTCAAGATGGTGGACCGCAAGGTTGGGATGGACGCCAAGCACAGCGTCTTGGTGATAGAATCTTTAGCCCGATTCCATGGGGCGTCGCTGCTCTTGACCGAAAATCTCTCTTTCGAGGACCTACTCGAAAAATACCCAGTCCTAAAGCTGGATTGGCACAACTTTAACGAAGAAGCGGCCGAGATTCTTGGCGAGATGTTCGAGCCTTGTATGCAGACCACGGCGGAGTTGCTGCAGAGCGTCGGGGAATACTGCAGAGCAGAAAAATGGCTGCTGGAGAGCAAGGGGGTCATTCAAGAAAAACTAGGTCGGCTCTTAGACACGAAAGACCCCTACCGTGTTCTTTGCCATGGGGACTGCTGGAACAATAACGTTCTTTTCAG GTACGACGAAGAAGGAAACCCAGTCGAGGTCATGCTCGTTGACCTGCAGGTATCGAGAGTGTCATCCTTCGCCACTGACCTCAACTACTTCCTGATGACGAGCTTAACGGGCGAGGTCAGACAGGAGAACGAACATCTGTTCCTGAAGGCCTACACCGAGAAGCTGGCTTCCCTGATGTCCTCCGCAgggaagaagaataataagaagaagacgcCCTTCACTTTCGACGAGATCCTTGGGGAGTACCGCAGGAAGCACGAGTACGGCCTCATCTTCGCCGTCATGATCGTATTCATCATCGTCGCGCCGAGGGAGGAGATTCCCGACTTCCACGACATGCAGGAGGAGGACATCCCCAAAGTGGTGGAGGAGATGAAGGAGAAGTCCATCAAAATGATCAAGACGAATCCCCTCTTCAAGTCTCGCTTCTTAGCCACGTTTGATTACATGTCAGATAAAGGCATATTTTAG